A DNA window from Maribellus comscasis contains the following coding sequences:
- a CDS encoding helicase-related protein produces MSFNKEKHLRANIEAIKLVFQLEREKRSPTNEEQKALKQYSGFGALKCILDPVGSPSDMDHWPKSEVGLFPLVSQLHDVLKSNSQSDQQYKQYVSSLKNSILTAFYTPPEIVQVLAQTLKQNQVSPKSFLDPSAGLGAFISAFKNQNDRLTVTGFEKDLLTGKILSKIYPDDKIRIRGFEEIENRYNNHFDVVSSNIPFGDVAIFDISFLKSKDKIKQQASRSIHNYFFLKGIDVLRDGGVMAFITSQGVMNAPKNETVRQWLMKNSRLVSAVRLPNNLFSEYAGTEVGSDLIILQKDSGKNRLTQKEKDFVQSEKLSSGIFNNNYFNDFQRVVHTEGFIDTDPYGKPAQVFIHKEGISGIASDLRKMLETDFKEKLDVDLFQRDSFNKKFNSVSSGTKTEERTNHPGNELTLYDLFGLSKEERSQHKPARRRNLTKTKSKQLNLFSPPNPVNGKRSKEIVPPLPGIRQFKGELYSHLKTGSLVKDNNQLGFLKERNGNAATFERLKLNPQQEAKALLFIQIRDTYHQLYNKEAEGLKEDTENRNLLNTYYDDFVRKYGNLNDSKNLGLLKIDSGANEVLALERGINGEFVKADIFNQPVAFNARELEQVETSEEALAASLNTFGEVRIDYMLSLLDEKSREELIQELHGRIYFNPIIQNYEVADRFIAGNVVEKVKDIEGYLAQQPNDVVAQESLNALQNFIPEQIPFEDLDFNFGERWIPANIYSQYASHLFKTNVDIHYSPPVDEFSVKAQFPNANIYEKYAIKSQSRLYDGIALMKHALVNTTPNITKKILVDDKEVKVRDSEAIQLANSKIDEIRNGFTDWLDEQSPEFKQNLAGLYNSTYNCYVRPSYDGSHQTFPGLDLKALGISNLYSSQKDAIWMLKQNGGGICDHEVGSGKTLIMCCAAYEMKRLQLADKPMIVGLKANIHEISQTFRTAYPHAKILYPGKQDFSPAKRIKIFNDIKNNSWDAIVLTHEQFGMIPQSPEVQKQILQAELDNVEDNLEVVKRQGSEVSRGMLKGLIKRQQNLEVKLKTITHDIENRKDNVVDFKMMGIDHLFVDESHRFKNLMFNTRHDRVAGMGNPQGSQRALNILFAIRTIQQRTGKDLGATFLSGTTISNSLTELFLLFKYLRSKELERQQIKSFDAWAAVYAKKTTDYEFSVTNEIVQKERFRYFIKVPELAAFYNEITDYRTAKDIGIDRPEKNEILHNIPPTPQQEEFIQKLVAFAKNGDATILGRAPLSEREEKAKMLIATNYARKMSLDMRMISPHYDDHVDNKASHCATQIAMYYKQHNDYKGTQFVFSDLGTYKPGEWTPYSEIKRKLVEDHRIPAQEIRFIQEAKTEKARKNIIEAMNEGRIRVLFGSTDMLGTGVNAQKRAVVIHHLDSPWRPSDLEQREGRAIRKGNEIAKLFANNKVDVIIYAVEKSLDSYKFNLLHNKQLFIQQLKTNNLGKRTIDEGSMDEKSGMNFSEYVAILSGNTDLLEKAKLEKQITALESERQAFNRSKSSARFRLEDIQQSMDRNNKMISRMQKDLESLNNRIQSDDSGNIMNPVQLDGVKGSDPKIIGTKLNEISENAQTNEEYKNIGNLYGFNLLVKTESSMKDGFDFKENRFFIEGESGIKYTYNNGHIAKDLKLASTNFLKALERIPVLIDNHERLVEKTAKDMPVLKEVVNSQWRKDDQLRKLKNDLAALDRKIQMTIGENNPKKDEQNENINAQNIQISTEKNTVEMSEPKARFRV; encoded by the coding sequence ATGAGCTTCAATAAAGAAAAACACCTTCGGGCAAATATTGAGGCGATAAAACTTGTCTTTCAACTTGAAAGAGAGAAACGAAGCCCGACCAACGAAGAGCAGAAAGCCCTGAAACAATATTCCGGTTTCGGGGCTTTAAAATGTATTCTTGATCCGGTAGGAAGTCCATCTGATATGGACCACTGGCCAAAATCGGAAGTTGGGTTGTTTCCTTTGGTCTCCCAATTGCACGATGTACTGAAAAGTAACTCCCAATCGGATCAGCAATACAAACAGTATGTAAGCAGCCTGAAAAACTCCATTCTGACTGCCTTTTACACGCCTCCTGAAATTGTACAGGTTCTTGCCCAAACCTTAAAACAAAACCAGGTATCTCCCAAAAGTTTTCTTGACCCGTCTGCCGGGCTTGGCGCTTTTATCTCCGCCTTTAAAAATCAAAATGACAGGCTTACTGTAACGGGTTTTGAAAAGGATTTACTGACGGGCAAAATCCTCTCAAAAATTTATCCTGATGATAAAATCAGGATTCGTGGTTTTGAAGAAATTGAAAACCGGTACAATAATCATTTTGATGTGGTTTCCTCCAACATCCCCTTTGGCGATGTTGCTATTTTTGATATTTCGTTCCTGAAGAGTAAGGATAAAATAAAACAACAAGCATCCCGGAGCATTCACAATTATTTTTTCCTGAAAGGAATAGATGTTCTCCGAGATGGTGGAGTAATGGCTTTTATCACTTCACAAGGGGTAATGAATGCTCCTAAAAATGAAACGGTACGCCAATGGTTAATGAAAAACAGCAGGTTGGTTTCGGCTGTCCGTTTGCCCAATAATTTATTTAGTGAATATGCCGGAACCGAAGTGGGTAGCGACCTTATCATCCTTCAGAAAGATTCAGGGAAAAACCGCTTAACACAAAAGGAGAAAGATTTTGTGCAAAGTGAAAAACTGTCCAGCGGGATTTTCAATAACAATTATTTCAATGATTTTCAACGGGTAGTTCATACCGAAGGATTTATCGATACTGACCCTTACGGAAAACCTGCTCAGGTTTTTATTCATAAAGAAGGAATAAGTGGAATCGCTTCTGATTTAAGGAAAATGCTGGAGACTGATTTCAAGGAAAAGCTCGATGTTGATTTGTTTCAACGAGACTCTTTTAACAAAAAATTCAATTCAGTTTCATCTGGTACCAAAACTGAAGAAAGGACAAATCACCCAGGAAATGAACTGACCCTTTACGACCTTTTTGGTCTAAGTAAAGAGGAACGCAGCCAACATAAACCTGCCCGGAGAAGAAATCTTACTAAAACAAAAAGCAAACAGCTAAATCTGTTTTCACCACCGAATCCGGTAAATGGAAAACGGTCGAAAGAAATTGTTCCTCCACTCCCGGGTATAAGACAGTTCAAAGGGGAATTATACAGCCATCTTAAAACCGGTTCTCTGGTAAAAGACAACAACCAGCTTGGTTTTTTAAAAGAGCGAAACGGAAATGCAGCAACATTTGAGCGGTTAAAACTAAACCCACAGCAGGAAGCAAAAGCTTTACTCTTTATCCAAATCAGAGATACCTATCATCAACTTTACAACAAGGAGGCGGAAGGTTTAAAAGAAGACACGGAGAATCGTAATTTGCTAAACACCTACTATGATGATTTTGTGCGGAAGTACGGTAATCTAAACGACTCCAAAAATCTCGGATTGCTAAAAATAGATTCCGGGGCCAATGAAGTGCTGGCACTGGAACGGGGTATAAACGGAGAATTTGTAAAAGCCGATATTTTCAATCAGCCTGTGGCTTTCAATGCCAGGGAATTGGAACAGGTAGAAACTTCGGAAGAAGCGCTTGCTGCCTCTTTAAATACATTCGGGGAAGTACGAATAGATTATATGTTATCCTTGCTCGACGAAAAGAGCCGGGAAGAACTGATTCAGGAACTTCATGGAAGGATATATTTTAATCCGATTATTCAAAATTACGAAGTAGCAGATAGATTCATTGCGGGGAATGTAGTTGAAAAAGTCAAAGATATTGAAGGTTATCTTGCACAACAACCCAATGATGTTGTGGCTCAGGAATCATTAAATGCTCTTCAAAATTTTATCCCGGAACAGATTCCTTTTGAGGATCTGGATTTCAATTTTGGAGAACGATGGATTCCGGCAAATATTTACAGCCAATATGCCTCGCACCTGTTTAAAACCAACGTAGATATTCACTATTCCCCGCCTGTTGATGAGTTTTCGGTAAAAGCCCAATTTCCCAACGCAAATATATATGAGAAGTATGCTATAAAATCTCAAAGCCGACTGTATGATGGAATTGCTTTGATGAAACATGCGCTTGTGAACACAACGCCAAATATTACCAAAAAGATACTTGTTGATGATAAAGAGGTTAAGGTCAGGGACAGCGAAGCCATTCAACTGGCCAACAGCAAAATTGATGAGATACGAAACGGCTTTACCGACTGGCTGGATGAACAAAGTCCTGAATTCAAGCAAAATCTGGCTGGTTTATACAACTCTACCTACAATTGTTATGTGCGCCCCAGTTATGATGGCTCGCACCAGACTTTCCCCGGACTTGATTTAAAAGCATTGGGAATTTCCAATTTGTATTCCAGCCAGAAAGATGCTATTTGGATGCTGAAACAAAACGGCGGAGGGATTTGCGACCATGAGGTAGGTTCCGGAAAAACACTGATTATGTGTTGTGCCGCTTATGAAATGAAACGTTTGCAATTAGCCGATAAACCGATGATAGTCGGGCTGAAGGCCAATATCCATGAAATCTCCCAAACATTCAGAACAGCTTATCCACATGCTAAAATTCTATATCCGGGGAAACAGGACTTTAGCCCGGCAAAACGAATAAAAATTTTCAACGATATCAAAAACAATTCCTGGGATGCAATCGTACTAACCCACGAACAATTTGGAATGATACCTCAATCGCCGGAAGTTCAAAAACAAATATTGCAGGCAGAACTGGACAACGTAGAGGACAACCTCGAAGTCGTAAAAAGACAAGGAAGTGAAGTATCGCGGGGAATGTTAAAAGGCCTGATAAAACGACAGCAAAACCTTGAAGTAAAATTAAAAACCATCACACACGATATTGAAAACAGGAAAGACAATGTGGTGGATTTTAAGATGATGGGAATAGACCATTTGTTTGTGGATGAAAGTCACCGGTTTAAAAACCTGATGTTTAACACCCGTCACGACAGGGTTGCCGGAATGGGAAATCCACAGGGCAGTCAGCGGGCGCTGAATATACTGTTTGCCATCCGAACAATTCAACAACGAACCGGTAAAGATTTAGGGGCCACTTTTTTGTCTGGTACCACCATATCCAACTCTTTAACTGAACTGTTCCTTTTATTCAAATACCTCCGGTCCAAAGAACTGGAACGCCAGCAAATCAAAAGTTTTGACGCCTGGGCTGCTGTTTATGCAAAAAAGACAACCGACTATGAATTTTCAGTAACAAATGAAATTGTTCAGAAAGAACGTTTCCGGTATTTTATTAAAGTACCGGAATTGGCCGCTTTTTACAACGAAATTACCGATTACCGGACAGCTAAAGATATTGGTATAGACCGGCCGGAGAAAAATGAAATTCTGCATAACATTCCCCCGACACCGCAACAGGAAGAGTTTATTCAAAAACTGGTCGCCTTTGCCAAAAATGGCGATGCAACAATCTTAGGCAGGGCGCCACTCTCTGAAAGGGAAGAAAAGGCAAAAATGCTAATTGCAACCAACTATGCGCGGAAAATGAGTCTGGATATGCGGATGATTAGTCCGCATTACGATGATCATGTGGATAATAAAGCATCGCATTGTGCTACGCAGATAGCAATGTACTATAAACAGCACAACGATTATAAAGGAACCCAGTTTGTGTTTTCTGATTTGGGAACGTACAAACCCGGAGAGTGGACACCCTACAGCGAAATAAAACGAAAACTTGTGGAAGACCATCGTATTCCGGCTCAGGAAATACGTTTTATCCAGGAAGCCAAAACCGAAAAAGCCAGAAAGAACATTATTGAAGCCATGAATGAAGGGCGTATCCGGGTTCTGTTTGGTTCAACTGATATGCTGGGAACGGGTGTAAATGCACAAAAACGGGCAGTTGTTATCCATCATCTCGATTCTCCCTGGCGGCCCTCGGATTTGGAACAGCGGGAAGGACGTGCCATTCGAAAAGGTAATGAAATTGCAAAATTATTTGCCAACAACAAGGTAGATGTAATCATTTATGCGGTAGAGAAAAGCCTGGATTCGTACAAGTTCAATCTGTTACATAACAAACAACTTTTCATCCAACAATTAAAGACAAACAACCTTGGGAAAAGGACTATTGACGAGGGAAGTATGGATGAGAAATCGGGAATGAATTTTTCCGAGTATGTGGCCATTCTTTCCGGTAATACCGATTTATTGGAAAAAGCCAAGCTCGAAAAACAAATCACAGCCTTAGAGAGCGAGAGACAGGCCTTTAACCGGAGTAAATCATCTGCTCGTTTCCGGTTAGAAGATATACAACAAAGTATGGATAGGAACAATAAGATGATTTCCCGGATGCAAAAGGATTTGGAATCACTTAATAACAGAATCCAGAGTGATGATAGTGGAAATATTATGAATCCGGTTCAACTGGATGGAGTAAAAGGTTCCGACCCAAAAATAATCGGAACAAAACTAAATGAAATCAGTGAAAATGCCCAAACAAACGAAGAGTACAAAAATATTGGGAATCTGTATGGATTTAATCTGCTGGTTAAAACCGAATCAAGCATGAAAGATGGCTTTGATTTTAAAGAAAATCGTTTCTTCATAGAAGGTGAAAGCGGAATAAAATACACGTACAATAACGGTCACATTGCCAAAGACCTGAAACTGGCATCTACCAACTTTCTAAAAGCACTGGAACGTATTCCGGTTTTAATTGACAATCACGAAAGACTTGTGGAAAAAACTGCCAAAGACATGCCAGTTTTAAAGGAAGTAGTAAACAGCCAATGGCGAAAAGATGATCAGCTCAGAAAATTGAAAAATGATTTGGCCGCATTGGATCGAAAGATTCAGATGACAATTGGAGAAAACAATCCCAAAAAAGATGAGCAAAACGAGAATATAAACGCTCAAAATATCCAAATTTCGACTGAAAAGAATACAGTTGAAATGTCAGAACCGAAAGCAAGATTCAGAGTATGA
- a CDS encoding DUF1896 family protein, producing MNKSYQEISWFKLSLLHFLYESHPELTDDTDLLNIRSDLAAITYSEAIKNGHNQQEAEELALNDLYKGLHFSKHDTLVTILWNEFPREIPMGQAKEFAIELLPKVEDVFSNYTLNDEFVFSAEFNNLYSELTGAITFWLEEHELQ from the coding sequence TTAAACTGTCGCTTTTGCATTTTTTGTATGAAAGCCATCCGGAATTAACCGATGACACGGATTTACTCAATATCCGCAGCGACCTTGCTGCAATAACTTATTCGGAAGCGATAAAAAACGGACATAACCAACAGGAAGCTGAAGAACTGGCACTTAATGATCTTTACAAAGGTCTGCACTTTTCCAAACACGATACTTTGGTAACCATTCTGTGGAATGAATTCCCCAGAGAAATTCCGATGGGACAAGCTAAAGAATTTGCCATCGAACTGCTGCCAAAGGTGGAGGATGTTTTTTCAAATTATACGTTAAACGATGAGTTTGTTTTTAGCGCTGAGTTTAACAATTTGTATAGCGAGTTGACCGGAGCAATCACTTTCTGGCTGGAAGAACATGAGCTTCAATAA